Proteins encoded by one window of Lycium barbarum isolate Lr01 chromosome 11, ASM1917538v2, whole genome shotgun sequence:
- the LOC132620227 gene encoding uncharacterized protein LOC132620227, producing the protein MFLMFLMFMCFDFQHIDVIFYYLRKKGKYDRRSTFKYTTVDCLFMRKVDQTYLAYNNPETGPNVANEEDDICQYVKGYRLHANVPWHSVDNIFIPVNIKEDNHWSLVVLSFNDRRLYVYNSYRGSAGHNAVVRKEVQKLNHPAYTDMTQNENIQVEYVENLPQQDTTSMDCGVYVAAFAEYLSTGEGIPAQIDATMLRNRYDALLWDYAARKIDEHAMSDIEAPPKPVRPAVDYGKADRIDIT; encoded by the exons atgtttttgatgtttttaATGTTTATGTGTTTCGATTTTCAGCACATTGACGTGATTTTCTACTACTTGCGAAAGAAAGGAAAGTATGACAGAAGGAGCACTTTCAAATACACAACAGTTGACTGTCTCTTCATGCGAAAGGTTGATCAAACATATCTTGCATACAACAATCCGGAAACTGGACCCAATGTAGCCAACGAAGAAGACGATATATGTCAATATGTTAAGGGCTACAGATTGCATGCAAATGTCCCGTGGCATTCAGTTGACAATATTTTTATACCTGTCAACATCAAAGAGGATAATCATTGGAGTTTGGTCGTACTCTCATTCAATGACAG GCGACTTTATGTGTACAACTCATACCGAGGCAGCGCAGGCCACAATGCGGTTGTTAGAAAGGAAGTACAAAAGCTT AATCACCCAGCATATACGGACATGACACAGAATGAGAACATTCAAGTGGAGTATGTAGAAAATTTGCCGCAGCAAGACACTACCAGCAT ggattgtggtgtgtacGTAGCAGCGTTCGCTGAATATCTAAGCACTGGTGAAGGTATCCCAGCACAAATCGATGCAACAATGCTCCGCAATAGGTATGACGCACTCCTTTGGGACTATGCTGCACGGAAGATCGATGAACATGCTATGAGCGACATTGAGGCACCACCAAAACCAGTTAGGCCAGCAGTGGATTATGGCAAAGCTGACAGAATTGATATTACTTAG
- the LOC132618856 gene encoding uncharacterized protein LOC132618856, translated as MFRVREFRDKHTCPLKDKVYSQRHATSWFIGGIVKPKVANHKRKYTPNDIAKDVRNDLGMDVSYMVAWRAKEKAMKDLMGEPSDSYKKLPGYLYILDKTYPGSHIRMRKSDENKFLYLFIALYAFIKGFDCCRPIFVVDGSHLKTAYNGTFVSASTLDGAGNILPLAYGVIDSENDRSWTWFFERFREAYGVRENMCIVSDRHESINKAVSRIYLNVPHYACIWHLWGIVCKKYKKSHDVLSPVFYAMAKAYTQEDFDELMGKVEKADFRVAEYLELAGREKWARVYATANRGWTMTSNIAECINRHLVAVRELPIFDFLEEVRKMFGRWNYNNRKNGTYTFTTLGKKFQEMLSINEYLCLRMTVCFFSNCLSMFD; from the exons ATGTTCAGGGTTAGGGAGTTTCGTGACAAGCATACATGTCCGCTAAAAGATAAGGTGTATTCACAACGCCATGCGACAAGTTGGTTTATAGGTGGAATTGTAAAACCAAAAGTAGCCAACCATAAGAGGAAATACACACCTAATGATATAgcgaaggatgtaagaaatgatcTTGGAATGGATGTGTCCTATATGGTCGCTTGGCGGGCTAAGGAAAAAGCAATGAAGGATTTAATGGGTGAACCATCGGATTCTTACAAAAAATTACCTGGGTACCTATACATCTTGGATAAAACGTATCCAGGTTCACATATAAGAATGCGAAAATCCGACGAAAACAAGTTTCTGTATCTGTTTATAGCATTGTATGCATTCATCAAagggtttgattgttgtaggcCAATTTTTGTAGTTGACGGGAGCCACCTCAAAACAGCATACAACGGAACGTTCGTTTCAGCAAGCACGTTAGACGGTGCAG GTAATATACTTCCTTTAGCATATGGTGTGATAGATTCAGAAAATGACAGGTCTTGGACGTGGTTCTTTGAGCGATTCAGGGAAGCGTATGGTGTGAGAGAGAACATGTGTATTGTTTCCGATAGGCATGAAAGCATAAACAAAGCTGTTTCTAGAATCTATCTGAATGTGCCGCATTATGCATGCATATGGCATCTTTGGGGTATCGTATGTAAGAAGTATAAGAAGAGCCATGATGTGTTGAGTCCCGTGTTTTATGCAATGGCAAAAGCGTACACGCAGGAAGATTTTGATGAGCTTATGGGGAAAGTTGAGAAGGCAGATTTTCGGGTGGCAGAGTATTTGGAATTGGCTGGAAGAGAGAAGTGGGCTAGAGTGTATGCAACTGCTAATCGAGGGTGGACAATGACTTCAAACATAGCAGAGTGTATTAATCGTCACCTTGTAGCAGTAAGAGAGCTTCCTATATTTGATTTTCtagaagaagtgaggaagatgtttggaagatggaattatAATAACCGGAAAAATGGTACATACACGTTCACAACACTCGGTAAAAAGTTTCAGGAAATGTTGTCAATAAATGAGTATCTATGTTTACGTATGACGGTATGTTTCTtttcaaattgcttaagtatgtTCGATTGA
- the LOC132620226 gene encoding uncharacterized protein LOC132620226 — MFVTIMVEPSTEYLYTVYDAGRRFIVNLDNKTCSCRMFQIDEIPCPHAWAVIKKKNLMADDYCSELFIPHTVVKTYDVAVDPLPDEREWKIPTYISEDVVLPPRYKRPHGRPKKKRDKPFFELLLGKKRHACSTCGQTGHNRRSCSNAPRRK, encoded by the exons ATGTTTGTGACTATAATG GTCGAACCATCAACCGAATACTTGTACACAGTATATGATGCAGGAAGGCGTTTCATCGTTAACTTGGACAACAAAACTTGCAGTTGTCGGATGTTTCAAATAGACGAAATTCCATGCCCACATGCATGGGCTGTCATTAAGAAGAAAAATCTAATGGCTGATGATTATTGTTCCGAATTGTTCATACCGCACACCGTGGTGAAGACGTATGATGTCGCCGTGGATCCTCTCCCTGACGAGCGAGAATGGAAGATTCCAACATACATATCAGAGGATGTTGTTTTGCCACCAAGATACAAGAGACCTCATGGTAGGCCGAAGAAAAAGCGTGATAAGCCGTTTTTTGAATTGCTTCTTGGAAAAAAGAGACATGCTTGCAGTACTTGTGGACAGACTGGACACAATAGACGATCTTGTAGTAATGCTCCTAGAAGGAAGTAG